A single genomic interval of bacterium harbors:
- a CDS encoding thioredoxin family protein: MLIRLLVLLSLVSMTLGVFADNRGNQLLRKHAAKLAAAQSLNAEVRVTSAEDNYTISIQILRPDKVKLVTKTLVKTSDGTTQWFYYPQSNSYIKSKPGDPANVLDVDEVAVWKPFFKPKAFDVIKDATYVGMEKIGTTQYDVVRFTTLNKSTVKLYIDPATGIGKHADINVKKLKPLLVISKSFTLDDPNLNASTFAWTIPAGAKEVTEAEMTGFGWLTDWDKALAFAKQQRKPVLIDFYADWCHWCKVLDKDVFPTAEFNEQAKNFILLKVNGEIQASLAERFGISGYPTAIFVDYNGNVIHEIVGYLPLAGYIEEMKTALSKAPK; the protein is encoded by the coding sequence ATGTTAATCCGATTGCTCGTTTTATTAAGTCTTGTAAGCATGACGTTGGGGGTTTTTGCAGATAATCGAGGGAACCAACTTCTTCGGAAACATGCTGCCAAGCTGGCCGCGGCTCAATCACTTAATGCGGAAGTAAGAGTGACTTCAGCCGAGGATAATTACACGATTTCTATTCAAATTCTTCGTCCCGATAAAGTCAAATTGGTCACGAAAACTTTGGTAAAAACCTCGGATGGGACGACCCAATGGTTCTATTACCCGCAGTCAAATTCATACATCAAAAGCAAGCCCGGCGATCCTGCGAACGTTCTGGATGTCGATGAAGTGGCCGTCTGGAAACCCTTCTTTAAACCTAAAGCTTTTGATGTGATTAAGGATGCAACCTATGTCGGCATGGAAAAGATCGGCACAACCCAATATGACGTAGTCAGGTTCACGACCCTAAACAAAAGCACTGTAAAGCTTTATATCGACCCGGCTACAGGCATTGGAAAACATGCTGATATTAATGTAAAAAAGCTCAAACCCTTATTAGTTATCAGCAAGAGCTTCACACTTGATGATCCGAACCTTAATGCCTCAACGTTCGCTTGGACAATTCCGGCTGGCGCAAAGGAAGTCACTGAAGCAGAGATGACAGGCTTCGGATGGCTAACCGACTGGGACAAAGCTCTCGCTTTTGCAAAACAGCAGCGCAAGCCTGTTCTTATTGATTTCTACGCTGATTGGTGCCACTGGTGCAAGGTCTTAGATAAGGATGTCTTCCCAACCGCTGAATTCAATGAGCAAGCAAAGAATTTCATCCTTCTGAAGGTAAATGGAGAAATCCAAGCCTCCCTTGCCGAACGCTTTGGCATCAGTGGATATCCGACGGCGATTTTCGTGGATTACAATGGCAATGTAATTCATGAAATTGTAGGCTATTTACCCTTAGCAGGTTACATTGAAGAAATGAAAACCGCCCTAAGCAAAGCCCCTAAGTAG